The DNA region TTAGCTTACGCACCCAAGGGTGTAGCCTAGTGGTCAATAAAGTGGCCGGAGcaccatgaggtctcaggttcaaaccCCAGCAGAGATAAAAAATACTAGGTTATTTCTTCCCAATCTGTCCAAGCCTTGGTGGTAGAATTACTTGGTACAtgttgctggtgggaggtggcaggtatcccgtggaattagtcgaggtgcgcgcaagTTGGGGCGGATACCACGGTTATCAAAAAAAAGAATAGTTAGCTTACCTGATTTCGCAATCCATTAGTTTGCATGAATTTTCCAATTTTATGTCTTGAGTTTACCAATGCACAAATTATACTCGGGATTGATGTTGCTAGACATTGGGTAGTAATGACCTTTAAACGGATATAACAGATATGTAACAGTGTCAAACTGTATATGGTTAATTCTACATCTTAAAAGCTTAGACTAGCATATTTTGCTTTTCTATGCTGAAGGATAACCAAACAATAGATTTTCTGCATCCCCGTACATTGTTGTGGGAGCTGCAAATTATTTTATCATGTATATATCTCTTGAGCGAAATCTATATTTGGGTGTGCTACCTGTTCAATAAATTCTTTATGTGCACAGGCCCTGCTCCTTTTGATCTTGATACTACGTCTCTGGTTGAAATTTCCAGTGCCGTAGGGTAAAGGTCCTGCCGCCCCCGTAAAATAAACTTTTTTCCGACTCGCAAGAGCTTGAGTGTCTGATCCATACATACATTTCTGTATATATCAATGTGCTTGTGATTAGTCCTTAAAAAGACTTTTTTAGGAACTCGCCTCACTGCAAGGCGTTCGCGAAACAAACCTGAGGGTGTTTGGATTAGCTTGATGGGCAAAATTCCTTGATTAGCAGTAATTGACGCTCAAAATTCTTTAGGTAACACCTAATTCTTCAAAAATCCTCTTTAGCCATCTTAGATATGAAGTTAATGCTAATGTATCAGGGGGATCTTGACCTTGAGGGTGTTTGGATTAGCTTTTAAAAAGTAGCTTATAAGCCATCTTAGATATGAAGTTAATGCTAATGTATAGGGGGTTCCTGACCTTGAGAGTGTTTGGATTAGCTTTTAAAAAGTAGCTTATAAGctaaaagccataagttggtaatacccaacttttggcttttttttttgaaaaataatacccaacttttggcttttggcttatttttgtacttttcataAAAGTATgtgcttttaagcactttttatcATTTCCAAACTGAGGAGCTCAATACACAGCACAAAGTTAttgctcgctagccaaagatagtatagttaatttatcgtctccacagggatGAGATTTAAACAATGCTCTAGTAATTTCTGGTTTAGCTGCTATTCAGGATGATCAAAACTTGATTTGGATTGGTTACGAACTATGATTAACTACTAAAATAAAGCAATTGACAATTGGCTGCAGAGAATTAGAGATTAACAGAGTtggtttcttatcaatgtgaggaACAAGGGTCATGACATGGTAGGTGCAAGATGGctatttgggatttaactctagtttaattcactctattgttctaatgattctcacgaattcactcgatgattagttcaaacgtgtagtcaagactcctctctcaattaaatcttaactctacgagatgaactaatataagcactgTGAAAATATGCAAGCATGCGTCAATGGATTAGTCTTCaggaaaacgtctctcgaatattctcctaacttgatttaatcaacaattcacaagctctttcgattacttaagagaatcattgaattaaatcaaacaaaataatgcaaagataatcgCCAAAATATTCCTCTGTCGATTAAATAAACCGGTGAATAAAGTTGCAacaattcaaagctccataaacaaattcaagcaaagaactagagttaaaatccacgaataatatcaaaataccatatccgtcaaaccctaaggtaaactGCTCCATAATCATGGAAGAAGTCATCACAATTATAATTAAAGAGTAAGAAAGCATCAATCtaacgttacaatccaaactcccgtattaaattgatggaaagatgatgaaattcTGTGTCGTGTAGCCTCTAATGCTCTCCCAAAGTttccaaggtcaaaagtcctcTAACAATCGTGTTTTTGGTATATTTATATCATGTAGGAACGGGCCCGGACGAAACTATACTTTTCAAGCCGAAGTAGGAGAAATACCCAGTAAAATTTGTACATGCGCGGTGCATGGCCTGTGGAGTAGTTCAGAGAGTTGATTCTTACACTCTACAGGAATTTTGCACTAGTGCCCTGCGCCCTGCTACGCATAGCGCGACGCGGTAGTGCAATTTTCTCAGAGTAATTTTTGTTCTcactttttgacatccagacttggttctcagaccccgaacgtgatcccgacttaatttcttgggcttttactcggacttcaaagctccaacttgttcaaATTAGCTCCAAATTATCTTAATAGTTCGGAATCATTttctgcaaggcataaaacacgtaataagtGCAAATCACCATTATTTAAGCTCAGCCCCAAGTAAAATGCAGTGATTAGAGTGCAAACTATGACTAAAATATGGGTTTTGTAGCCTACCATCACAAAAAACTAGAAAAGTGCTTAAAAGCTAAtaagcacttaaaataagccaatccaaacaccctttTTATAATGTTTAAGCACTAACTTTGTGCTTGACTGCTTATTAAAAGTTCTTATTTACCTgttaaaaaaatgaaatgaatgcTACTGGATTCTTGAGCTCTAGTATCACATATTTTATGATTTAAACATAAATAGGATTGAATCTGGATCTTATGTTTCCTGGACAGAGTGATGAATTGTGTGTTTGtggatttcaaggatgaaagtcTGGCACATCAAGCGCAACAGCATTTGAATGGGTATTGTTTCTTTGGAACTGAGTATCCTGTTTGTGATCATCTTAGATAAAATATATTCAAATGAGCTcctctttatttatatttatctttGGAGATTAAGCAAGACTGATTGCCAAGTTTTGTGGTTGTTAGGGTACGATTTCTTGGCAAAACATTAGCAGTTGAACGAGCTAATAAAAGCATAGAGAGAGATAAATATCGACAAAGTGAACCTCGGATTGTAGAAGACTCTGTCTCTTTGATCAACGATGCTACTGCTAAAGAATTTGGTGGAGGATCTAGAAGAGGTCCTTATCCTGGCAGCGAACCCATTGCTGAAAGACTTGGGGTGGATTATCCATTTCCTCCTCACCTCGAGTATGTTTTCAGCTACTTCATGATTTTTTTAACCATCTTTTTAAATTTCTATCCAGATTTGGTGGATAAGTGGCTAGAAGTAGCTCCTCATTCTCTTTGTCCTGAACATCCCCTGATCTAAACATTACAACatttctcatgattttctttTGCATCACAGCTGATTAGCATCATCCCTGTATGCCAGATATTTCTCATGTCTGTAGGCATGCCAGCTTTGTTTGACTTGTAAATTATAGACTCTATTCTTGTTCTGTTTGGTATATGCATAGAAAACTAGAAGAGAAGAAGCAGCTAAAGTATTAAGAGGATTTAGACAGTCATTCTGCTTGATCTAGCACTTGATAGTTCTTTATATAGTTTCATATGTACTCATAAACAGTACCAGCTTCTGCTTATTCTTCATAATGCTGACTATCCTGCTTGTGATTCAGATATGTTTACCCCCCACCTGATGGGCATATACTTACAAATATTGTGAATGCTCTCATTGCTGTTCCTCGGTTCTACACACAGGTTATCTATACTATTTCCATTCTGCTTCTCAAATTCATATTTCTCGTTTCCTTGCTATTCGTCTGTGTTGTCTACTTGTCTATCTAACATTTTTTTATACCCATATTGTGGCATGTTATAGGTCTTACACTTGATGAACAAGATGAATATTCCAGCTCCATTTCGGATGGCTCTGCCGACTCCACCTCTACCAACTTCCCTATCTGTTCCACCTCCACCCCCTCCTCCACCTCCTCCAACAGTTTCTGAGAGTAGAATGGAAAATTTATCAAGTAGTGAATCAGAAATGGAGTCTTCAGATGAGGTAATATTTTCTATGCTGTTTGGCATCTGTTTACTCTTGAATTGAATTTGATAAATGCAGTTAACTGGGACTTTAAATATAATGTATAAAAGCTCAACGATACTGGGGAGCCGACTTAAATTTTAATGGTCTATGCAGTGTATCTCAGGCTTAAAGTTGCTGTCTTTGTTCCTTGTGTTTTCATTTTTCACCCTAAACTATTTCCTTTTGCTATTAGAGTAATGTTGGCGGGCCTAAACAAAAGCGTACCAGACGTGAAGCTATCTTAGGCCCTGCAGTTGACAAGGATGTTGCTCATGAAGCTGTTGGATTGAGAGCTGCTGCCTTGGTTCCTAAAGAGATGCCAGTAGTTAGAAAAAGAACCCAATAATTCAGGTGATAGCCTTGCATCTCCAAAAGCCTCCTTCCCCCTTTGTTCTTCATTGAAGTTTGTGATACTACGTTGTTGATCGCTGTGCTTGCAGATTAAAGTAGCACCTAAGCAGGTACAGAATGAAGAGAAGGGTGACATGAGGGAAATATCATTGCCAGTGGAAGATAAAGAGAATGATAATAAACCTTTTGCGACCCTTGAAGAATTAAAAAGTGGAAGATTGCCCCCAGAAGAGATTCTGTCGCTTCCTATGTTTAAGGTATTGGAAGTTTCGGCATTTTACTTTTGCCCATGAACCGCTTGTGTGCAGATTGGATTTGCAGTTAGTCTTTTAAGTTTTAGCTGTGGTTCTGTTACTTGGTTGTTCATGTTTCTTATGATATTCATTAGTTAATTTATTAAGAGCTAAATTAAGTGGATCTAGGGCAAGGTCTTGTAATGGAATGACTTAGTTCCTTTAGGGATAGGACAATCCTTGGAACCTTATCCATAGAAGATAGTAAATGGCTGCAAAGGGCATACCTTTGAAGAACTTGATGCTGTGATCAAGAATGGTGACAAAGCGCCTGGGCCCGATGATTTCAATATGGTCTTCTTTCAAAACTGTTGGCACATCTTGAGAGAGGATATCTTTAAGACTTTGGAGCAATTTTACAATGAAGACTTTCTGGAGGAAAGTCCCACTGCAACTTTTTCTGGAATATCTGGCAGGAGAGAAATAACAAGGAATAACAGATGTTTTAATAATAGGAGAGAAAACATAGTTAATGTTAAATCTAGATGTTTGAAGAGTCTATACTTATGGTGTAGGAAAAACATTGTATCGGATATGAACTCTATGTTAGATCTTTTGCATTCCTTCAACATATACAACAAAACTTCCTAGATTTTACTTTTCT from Nicotiana tabacum cultivar K326 chromosome 24, ASM71507v2, whole genome shotgun sequence includes:
- the LOC107777783 gene encoding LOW QUALITY PROTEIN: U11/U12 small nuclear ribonucleoprotein 65 kDa protein (The sequence of the model RefSeq protein was modified relative to this genomic sequence to represent the inferred CDS: inserted 1 base in 1 codon); translation: MDAYTTGIHLHHWPREEAKERTLLIRHLPEAVPHETLSRLLSNYGASSIRPCTSGRVMNCVFVDFKDESLAHQAQQHLNGVRFLGKTLAVERANKSIERDKYRQSEPRIVEDSVSLINDATAKEFGGGSRRGPYPGSEPIAERLGVDYPFPPHLEYVYPPPDGHILTNIVNALIAVPRFYTQVLHLMNKMNIPAPFRMALPTPPLPTSLSVPPPPPPPPPPTVSESRMENLSSSESEMESSDESNVGGPKQKRTRREAILGPAVDKDVAHEAVGLRAAALVPKEMPVVXKKNPIIQIKVAPKQVQNEEKGDMREISLPVEDKENDNKPFATLEELKSGRLPPEEILSLPMFKNYCAGNPSPILYLKNLAKEVVVDDFYFIFGSLFGSIDEAKSRLAVKLMQEGRMRGQAFVTFPSVELAQDALNLVNGYVFKGKPIVIQFGRDPAKAKTS